The following are encoded in a window of Flavobacteriales bacterium genomic DNA:
- a CDS encoding PKD domain-containing protein, whose protein sequence is MHHQRALFLFIPLLLVSSTAWGQKLWGHTKDGSDEGTWEGCGPYMTVQFSDEITGPLHYRFEPELDTPFHTVFNTVWSVFDGDFNQWFEDTLEHTFPVPGEHLVCLTANAMDLSLQPCSTTTCRVVPILQDASCADLVVDFTISSMAGQQITFQDLSSYPGGIITWQWDFGDANLASGSSPTHVFQGPGPHKICLSVTGAGSAYCTAKICKWLYLGPVPVACDQLFSPGFLVVQALDMVGALDTSSTSGMHHEVEWDFGDGSPLGSGRFALHAYAQGGQYDLCSTVRFWGPLVADTCYKTHCVPITVAVTSTPEELAGQMALGAHPVPFADRLWLTGLAHGAATLRVLDATGRVVHEVRGHADGPMPLDLGHLRPGAYVIRCLQKGGEQQVRVLRNP, encoded by the coding sequence ATGCATCACCAACGCGCACTGTTCCTCTTCATCCCCCTGTTGCTGGTGTCTTCCACCGCATGGGGTCAAAAACTATGGGGACACACCAAGGATGGCTCGGACGAGGGTACCTGGGAGGGCTGTGGACCATACATGACCGTGCAGTTCTCCGACGAGATCACCGGCCCGCTGCACTACCGCTTCGAGCCGGAACTGGACACTCCCTTCCATACGGTCTTCAATACCGTTTGGAGCGTTTTCGACGGCGACTTCAACCAGTGGTTCGAAGACACCCTGGAGCACACCTTTCCCGTTCCCGGCGAACATCTGGTATGTCTGACGGCGAATGCGATGGACTTGAGCTTGCAGCCTTGCAGCACCACCACCTGCAGGGTGGTGCCCATTCTGCAGGACGCGAGCTGCGCTGATCTCGTCGTGGATTTCACCATCAGCTCCATGGCCGGGCAGCAGATCACCTTTCAGGACCTGAGCTCCTACCCGGGAGGCATCATCACCTGGCAGTGGGATTTCGGGGATGCCAACCTCGCGTCGGGATCCTCGCCAACACATGTGTTCCAGGGTCCCGGCCCACACAAGATCTGCCTCTCTGTGACAGGCGCCGGATCCGCTTATTGCACGGCGAAAATCTGCAAGTGGCTCTATCTCGGTCCTGTGCCCGTGGCTTGCGACCAACTCTTCTCCCCCGGTTTCCTGGTGGTGCAGGCGTTGGACATGGTGGGCGCGCTGGACACCTCCTCCACCTCCGGCATGCACCATGAGGTGGAGTGGGATTTCGGCGATGGCAGCCCGCTGGGATCGGGCCGTTTCGCCCTTCACGCTTATGCGCAAGGCGGGCAGTATGATCTCTGCAGCACGGTGCGCTTCTGGGGCCCTCTCGTGGCCGACACCTGTTACAAGACGCATTGCGTGCCCATTACCGTGGCGGTCACCTCCACACCGGAGGAGCTGGCCGGCCAGATGGCCCTGGGCGCCCATCCGGTGCCCTTTGCGGACAGGCTCTGGCTCACTGGTTTGGCGCATGGCGCGGCCACGCTTCGCGTCTTGGATGCCACTGGCCGGGTGGTGCATGAGGTGCGCGGCCATGCCGATGGGCCCATGCCCCTGGACCTGGGTCATTTGCGGCCAGGCGCCTACGTGATCCGCTGCTTGCAGAAGGGTGGCGAGCAACAGGTCCGGGTGCTGAGGAACCCTTGA
- a CDS encoding RNA polymerase sigma factor has product MREPTDELLVRGCLRDDPRSQELLYRRHARRMYALCLRYARHELEAQDLLQEGFIRVFEKLGEFRMEGSLEGWIRRIMVNTAINHYRRKAFQQERFGLEHVPEMPVSGLAVESLGEAELLEMVAALPDGYRLVFNLHAIEGYDHGEIAAMLGCGESTSRSQLAKARRMLQQRIEESQRIHVSAGKTSH; this is encoded by the coding sequence GTGAGGGAACCCACCGATGAACTGCTGGTGCGGGGCTGCCTGCGGGACGACCCCCGCAGCCAGGAACTGCTGTACAGGCGGCATGCGCGGCGCATGTACGCGCTTTGCCTGCGCTATGCCCGCCACGAATTGGAGGCCCAGGACCTGCTTCAAGAAGGCTTCATCCGGGTGTTCGAGAAGTTGGGCGAGTTCCGGATGGAGGGTTCACTGGAGGGCTGGATACGCCGCATCATGGTCAACACGGCCATCAACCATTACCGCCGCAAAGCGTTCCAGCAGGAGCGTTTCGGATTGGAGCATGTGCCGGAAATGCCCGTGAGCGGCCTGGCCGTGGAGTCCTTGGGCGAGGCCGAACTGCTGGAGATGGTGGCGGCGCTGCCCGATGGCTACAGGTTGGTGTTCAACCTGCACGCCATCGAGGGTTACGACCACGGGGAGATCGCGGCCATGTTGGGTTGCGGCGAAAGCACCTCACGCAGCCAGCTGGCCAAGGCCCGGCGCATGCTACAACAACGCATCGAAGAATCACAAAGGATCCATGTCAGCGCAGGAAAGACATCCCATTGA
- a CDS encoding single-stranded DNA-binding protein — translation MSKLNNTVRLMGNLGFDPEVREIAKGRKVARISVATHESYRNGNGDLVTDTQWHTVVAWGQTAEQVERVLRKGSAVSLEGRLVHRSYEAKDGTKRYVTEVVMSGFQLLPGSKRAESAAAA, via the coding sequence ATGAGCAAGCTGAACAACACCGTGCGACTGATGGGCAACCTGGGCTTCGATCCCGAAGTGCGCGAGATCGCCAAGGGGCGCAAGGTGGCCCGCATTTCCGTGGCCACCCACGAGAGCTATCGCAATGGCAACGGCGATCTGGTGACCGATACGCAATGGCACACCGTGGTGGCCTGGGGCCAGACGGCGGAGCAGGTGGAACGTGTGCTGCGCAAGGGTTCGGCCGTCTCGTTGGAAGGGCGGCTGGTGCACCGCAGCTACGAGGCCAAGGACGGCACCAAGCGCTACGTGACCGAGGTGGTCATGAGTGGATTCCAACTGCTGCCCGGAAGCAAGCGCGCCGAAAGCGCCGCTGCGGCCTGA
- a CDS encoding DUF748 domain-containing protein, whose amino-acid sequence MRWKRIALVALVLLVIALAVATWFFPFLLKRYIERNSEAWIDRKVTIGSIVLNPFSGVYAVHGFTSYEPRSEQVFVSFSKLGVKGDVVHGLRTGEWRFREAELRDPYFHVVQQGDRFNFSDLLELGGPAAEKEEPASSSEVKFFVEGIEISGGRIDYVSDLLREPVRVLDLSVGCTRITSANARMEFRVGLGLEDGTRLDGGFMIDTDVERYAVEAHLRQFDLARSLPYLQDFFEAGSLGGLLDVDLNVEQSYTDSSDLALSARMDMRGLALRDRDGEHLLDLRQLRAELDTLVGSRMEVGVVDIVGLDARFALLADGTDNWTRLLKLVPDSTAGEAGAMVLDASASNYYLLLAEYVSYLGSAVSASAYSADSLVLREGRLRFEDLTLPRPFRYDITDIDLRAQRFSDRSEAAPISARAVLDQAGTLRASALFDPKDPRNVELVVDVDSLMLPKLDPYVRWYAAHPMADGILAFASRTTIRDGMIDSRNNLRVDRLRFGKKIDEHDPGIIVLPLRLAAGLLKDVRGVVELDVPVKGDLRDPQFRVWPIVWLVLKNLVVKAAAAPVKLLARAFEGADEKDLEQVRFVALQVSPQSAQRRALHQLAKALEAKPGLSVDLVPVADSLAEAGELAVFKAKARHLFPGVEALSAADTVAVRSLATLDSAFVRWMDAQLPGTGELPMTERGIRLLGKDVVTREWQELERARRAQVMAALLEAGADAQRVRFRQGSSSEVAAFRGAPGYRFIYDVADPP is encoded by the coding sequence ATGCGCTGGAAACGCATCGCACTTGTCGCCCTGGTCCTTTTGGTCATCGCCCTGGCGGTGGCCACTTGGTTCTTCCCGTTTCTCTTGAAGCGCTACATCGAGCGCAACAGTGAAGCATGGATCGACCGGAAGGTGACCATCGGCAGCATCGTGCTCAACCCATTCTCGGGCGTTTACGCAGTGCATGGTTTCACCTCCTACGAGCCGCGCAGCGAGCAGGTCTTCGTGTCCTTCAGCAAGCTGGGCGTGAAGGGCGATGTGGTCCACGGCCTGCGCACTGGTGAATGGCGCTTCCGGGAAGCGGAACTGCGCGATCCCTACTTCCACGTCGTGCAACAAGGCGATCGCTTCAACTTCAGCGACCTGCTGGAACTTGGTGGCCCGGCGGCGGAAAAGGAGGAGCCGGCCAGCAGCTCCGAAGTCAAGTTCTTCGTGGAAGGCATCGAGATCAGCGGCGGACGCATCGACTATGTGAGCGACCTGCTGCGCGAACCCGTGCGCGTGTTGGACCTCAGCGTCGGATGTACGCGCATCACCAGCGCCAATGCCCGCATGGAGTTCCGCGTCGGTCTGGGTCTGGAGGATGGCACCCGCCTCGACGGCGGCTTCATGATCGACACCGACGTCGAGCGTTACGCCGTGGAGGCCCACCTGCGTCAGTTCGATCTGGCGCGATCACTGCCCTATCTGCAGGACTTCTTTGAAGCCGGCTCCCTTGGCGGCCTGCTGGATGTGGACCTGAACGTGGAGCAGAGCTACACCGACAGCAGTGACCTGGCCCTGAGCGCCAGGATGGACATGCGTGGCCTTGCGTTGCGCGACCGCGATGGGGAGCACCTCCTTGATCTGCGGCAGCTTCGCGCGGAGCTGGACACCTTGGTGGGTTCCAGGATGGAAGTGGGCGTGGTGGACATCGTGGGGCTGGACGCGCGGTTCGCCCTGTTGGCCGATGGCACCGACAACTGGACACGCCTGCTGAAGCTCGTGCCCGACAGCACCGCTGGCGAGGCGGGTGCCATGGTGCTGGACGCCAGCGCCAGCAACTACTACCTGCTCCTGGCCGAATACGTCAGCTACCTGGGCAGCGCGGTCTCCGCCAGTGCGTACAGCGCGGACAGTCTCGTCTTACGCGAGGGTCGTCTGCGCTTCGAGGACCTCACTTTGCCACGGCCATTCCGCTATGACATCACGGACATCGATCTGCGCGCGCAGCGCTTCAGCGACCGAAGTGAGGCTGCGCCCATCTCCGCGCGCGCTGTGCTGGACCAGGCCGGGACGTTGCGCGCCAGTGCGCTCTTCGACCCGAAAGACCCCCGCAATGTGGAGTTGGTGGTGGACGTGGACAGCCTGATGCTGCCCAAGTTGGACCCCTACGTGCGCTGGTATGCCGCGCACCCCATGGCCGATGGGATACTCGCATTCGCCAGCCGTACCACCATTCGCGATGGGATGATCGATTCGCGCAACAACCTCCGGGTGGACCGTCTGCGTTTTGGCAAGAAGATCGACGAGCACGACCCCGGCATCATCGTGCTGCCCCTGCGCCTGGCGGCCGGCCTGTTGAAGGATGTGCGTGGCGTGGTGGAGTTGGACGTTCCGGTGAAGGGCGATCTGCGCGACCCGCAGTTCAGGGTGTGGCCCATCGTATGGCTGGTGCTGAAGAACCTGGTGGTAAAGGCAGCCGCAGCACCGGTGAAGCTTCTCGCACGTGCTTTCGAGGGTGCGGATGAAAAGGACCTGGAGCAGGTGCGATTCGTGGCGTTGCAGGTGTCTCCACAAAGTGCTCAGCGCCGCGCCCTGCACCAGTTGGCCAAGGCCCTGGAGGCCAAACCCGGACTGTCCGTCGATCTGGTCCCGGTGGCGGACAGCCTGGCCGAGGCTGGTGAGCTGGCCGTGTTCAAGGCCAAGGCGCGCCACCTCTTTCCCGGGGTCGAGGCACTGTCGGCCGCCGACACTGTTGCGGTGCGCTCTCTGGCCACGCTGGACAGTGCATTCGTGCGCTGGATGGACGCACAACTTCCAGGTACCGGCGAATTGCCCATGACCGAACGTGGAATTCGTCTGTTGGGCAAGGATGTGGTGACACGAGAGTGGCAGGAACTCGAGCGCGCACGCAGAGCACAGGTGATGGCCGCGCTGCTAGAAGCGGGCGCCGATGCCCAACGGGTGCGTTTCAGGCAGGGCTCCTCATCGGAGGTGGCCGCTTTCCGTGGCGCGCCCGGCTACCGCTTCATCTACGATGTGGCCGATCCGCCTTAA
- a CDS encoding T9SS type A sorting domain-containing protein encodes MTICTTISVGGTNTDCDPNFTIEVTSAPTNAGFMLIATAQPPADGFIWTFSNGLVLTGPSIEVSLLSDLGLEVCVSAWYWSGSDTCWASVCGAIGEWGFVAGLPGSPDAPVMSVYPNPATDMVVVEGGPITGSTVLELLASDGRLVHATTVTQWPYRMPVGSLAPGAYLLRVGDGSSAFSSRLMVVR; translated from the coding sequence ATGACCATCTGCACGACCATTTCCGTGGGTGGAACGAACACCGATTGCGACCCGAACTTCACCATCGAGGTGACCTCCGCGCCGACCAATGCCGGCTTCATGCTGATCGCCACTGCGCAACCACCGGCGGACGGTTTCATCTGGACCTTCTCCAACGGACTTGTGCTCACCGGGCCGAGCATCGAAGTGTCCCTGCTGTCCGACCTGGGCCTGGAGGTGTGCGTAAGCGCGTGGTACTGGAGTGGCAGCGACACTTGTTGGGCCTCGGTCTGCGGGGCCATCGGCGAATGGGGCTTCGTGGCGGGCCTGCCGGGGTCGCCGGATGCGCCTGTCATGTCCGTGTACCCAAACCCCGCCACGGACATGGTGGTCGTGGAGGGTGGTCCGATCACGGGGTCCACGGTGTTGGAATTGCTCGCCAGCGATGGGCGCCTGGTACATGCGACCACGGTGACCCAATGGCCCTATCGCATGCCGGTCGGAAGCCTTGCCCCGGGTGCCTATCTGCTGCGTGTCGGCGATGGGTCTTCGGCCTTCTCGTCCCGTCTGATGGTGGTCCGTTAA
- a CDS encoding bifunctional hydroxymethylpyrimidine kinase/phosphomethylpyrimidine kinase — MQLVTVGTVAFDRIETPFGTAEKTVGGAATYISLAASVFLDKMGLVSVVGDDFPEGTMAELRKRGVDLQGLEILKGKESFFWAGRYHYDMNTRDTLETRLNVLLELDPRLPEAYRSAPYVMLGNLDPNVQAKVLDQMNERPALVVMDTMNFWMDSAMPKLRETIARVDILTINDAEARQLSGQHSLVKAAGKILAMGPKYLVIKKGEHGALLFSKDRVFFAPALPLEDVVDPTGAGDTFAGGFIGFLARTQDHSFDNMKRAIIVGSALASFCCEKFGIERMLEITREDIDRRIQEFVELVDFDIELVEG; from the coding sequence ATGCAACTCGTAACCGTTGGCACCGTCGCTTTCGACCGCATCGAAACCCCCTTCGGCACGGCCGAAAAGACCGTGGGCGGCGCCGCCACCTACATCAGCCTGGCCGCTTCCGTGTTCCTGGACAAGATGGGCCTGGTGAGTGTGGTGGGGGATGATTTTCCGGAAGGCACCATGGCCGAGTTGCGCAAGCGTGGCGTGGACCTGCAAGGACTGGAGATCCTCAAGGGCAAGGAGAGTTTCTTCTGGGCCGGGCGCTACCACTACGACATGAACACCCGCGACACACTGGAGACCCGCCTCAACGTGTTGCTTGAGTTGGACCCCAGGCTGCCCGAAGCGTACCGAAGCGCGCCCTACGTGATGCTCGGCAACCTGGACCCCAACGTGCAGGCCAAGGTGCTGGACCAGATGAACGAACGCCCGGCGCTGGTGGTGATGGACACCATGAATTTCTGGATGGACAGCGCCATGCCCAAGCTGCGCGAAACGATCGCTCGTGTGGACATCCTCACCATCAACGATGCGGAAGCGCGGCAACTCAGCGGCCAGCACAGCCTGGTGAAGGCCGCCGGGAAGATCCTGGCCATGGGACCCAAGTACCTGGTGATCAAGAAGGGCGAACACGGCGCGCTGCTTTTCAGCAAGGACCGTGTGTTCTTCGCCCCCGCACTTCCTTTGGAGGATGTGGTGGACCCCACCGGCGCTGGTGACACTTTCGCAGGGGGCTTCATTGGCTTCCTGGCGCGCACCCAGGACCACAGCTTCGACAACATGAAGCGCGCCATTATCGTGGGCAGCGCCCTGGCCAGCTTCTGCTGCGAGAAGTTCGGCATCGAGCGCATGCTGGAGATCACCCGCGAGGACATCGACCGCCGCATCCAGGAGTTCGTGGAGCTGGTGGACTTCGATATAGAGCTGGTGGAGGGCTGA
- a CDS encoding superoxide dismutase, whose product MAQQPLPYAYDALEPHIDARTMEIHYGKHHAAYVKNVMEAVAEEGITAANEEDFLARISAFSTKARNNGGGAWNHTFFWRVMGPGKGGAPEGKVLDAINASFGSFQKLQEVFTDAAMKRFGSGWAWLVEKDGKLEIGSTPNQDNPVMDVSDLRGKPLLGLDVWEHAYYLKYQNKRNEYVAAWWNVVNWEEVAKRMG is encoded by the coding sequence ATGGCGCAGCAGCCACTGCCCTACGCCTATGATGCCTTGGAGCCGCACATCGATGCCCGCACCATGGAGATCCACTATGGCAAGCACCACGCGGCATACGTGAAGAATGTGATGGAGGCCGTGGCCGAAGAGGGCATCACCGCCGCCAACGAGGAGGACTTTCTCGCCCGCATCTCCGCCTTCAGCACCAAGGCCCGCAACAATGGCGGCGGCGCCTGGAACCACACCTTTTTCTGGCGGGTGATGGGACCGGGCAAGGGCGGTGCTCCTGAGGGGAAGGTGCTCGACGCGATCAACGCCTCCTTCGGCTCGTTCCAGAAGCTCCAAGAGGTCTTCACCGATGCCGCCATGAAGCGCTTCGGCAGCGGCTGGGCGTGGCTGGTGGAAAAGGACGGCAAACTGGAGATCGGCAGCACGCCCAACCAGGACAACCCCGTGATGGACGTCAGCGACCTGCGAGGCAAGCCCCTGCTGGGCCTGGACGTGTGGGAGCACGCCTACTACTTGAAGTACCAGAACAAGCGCAACGAGTATGTGGCGGCCTGGTGGAACGTGGTGAACTGGGAGGAAGTGGCGAAGCGGATGGGGTGA
- a CDS encoding acetyl-CoA carboxylase biotin carboxyl carrier protein subunit, with translation MAKQLYAKVNDREEIVLERATPHAPWTLKGGAADLVRTGPAEFSVLLDGRSHRVQVVKEDKEQGLVRMRIGGRTYTVKLEDEQSRLMKTLGLEKAAVKVREIKAPMPGLVLDVLVRPGDTVQKDTPLLVLEAMKMENVIRAPGEATVSAIAAEKGKAVEKGQLLVSFG, from the coding sequence ATGGCCAAACAACTCTACGCCAAGGTCAACGACCGGGAGGAGATCGTGCTGGAGCGCGCCACGCCCCATGCCCCATGGACACTCAAGGGCGGCGCGGCGGACCTTGTGCGCACCGGTCCGGCCGAATTCAGTGTGCTGCTGGATGGCCGCAGCCACCGGGTGCAAGTGGTGAAGGAAGACAAGGAGCAGGGCCTTGTGCGCATGCGCATCGGCGGGCGCACCTACACGGTGAAGTTGGAGGACGAACAGAGCCGGCTGATGAAGACCCTCGGCTTGGAGAAGGCCGCCGTGAAAGTGCGCGAGATCAAAGCGCCCATGCCGGGCCTGGTGCTGGATGTGCTGGTAAGGCCCGGCGACACCGTGCAGAAGGATACCCCGCTGCTGGTGCTGGAAGCGATGAAGATGGAGAACGTGATACGTGCGCCTGGTGAAGCGACCGTGAGCGCGATCGCGGCAGAGAAAGGCAAGGCCGTGGAGAAGGGACAGTTGTTGGTGAGTTTTGGTTGA
- the rnhA gene encoding ribonuclease HI translates to MHVTIHTDGAASGNPGPGGYGAVLESGRHRKELWGGFRRTTNNRMELLAVIVALEALKRPGMQATVVSDSKYVVDAVDKGWVFDWEKKGFAKKKNPDLWKRFLKVYRQHQVRFQWIRGHNGHPLNELCDRLAVAASQQQDLEVDEGYEAQGEGGMFE, encoded by the coding sequence ATGCATGTGACCATCCACACCGACGGCGCCGCCAGCGGCAACCCGGGTCCGGGGGGTTATGGCGCAGTGCTGGAGAGCGGCAGGCACCGCAAGGAATTGTGGGGCGGATTCCGGCGCACCACCAACAACCGCATGGAACTGCTGGCGGTGATCGTGGCGCTGGAAGCATTGAAGCGGCCCGGCATGCAGGCGACCGTGGTGAGCGACAGCAAATACGTGGTGGATGCCGTGGACAAGGGCTGGGTGTTCGATTGGGAGAAGAAGGGCTTCGCCAAGAAGAAGAACCCCGACCTGTGGAAGCGCTTCCTGAAGGTCTACAGACAACACCAGGTGCGTTTCCAATGGATCCGCGGGCACAACGGCCACCCGCTGAACGAACTCTGCGACCGACTGGCCGTGGCCGCCAGCCAACAACAGGACCTGGAGGTGGATGAGGGCTACGAGGCGCAGGGTGAGGGCGGCATGTTCGAATAA
- a CDS encoding MarC family protein, which produces MFDLAEIGKAFLVLFAVIDIVGGIPIILDVRRRAGKIYPARATLVSLAIMVSFLFVGETILKFLGLDVNSFAVAGSFVLFFLALEMILGVRLFREDTSAPGLKSGEDDNKIYSIVPLAFPVIAGAGTITTILSLRAEVERMNILVAILLNMVVVVLVLLLTNQIERLLGRVGLIVLRKAFGIILLAIAVKLFAGNITYLFPPG; this is translated from the coding sequence ATGTTCGACCTGGCCGAGATCGGCAAAGCATTCCTGGTGCTCTTCGCGGTGATCGACATCGTGGGAGGCATCCCCATCATACTTGATGTGCGCCGCAGGGCGGGCAAGATCTATCCGGCGCGGGCCACGCTGGTGAGCCTGGCCATCATGGTCTCCTTCCTCTTCGTGGGCGAGACCATCCTGAAGTTCCTCGGCCTGGATGTGAATTCCTTCGCCGTGGCGGGCTCCTTCGTGCTTTTTTTCCTGGCACTGGAAATGATCCTGGGCGTGCGGCTGTTCCGCGAGGACACCTCGGCGCCGGGTTTGAAGAGCGGCGAGGACGACAACAAGATCTACAGCATCGTACCGCTGGCCTTCCCGGTGATCGCCGGAGCCGGTACCATCACCACCATCCTCTCCTTGCGCGCGGAGGTCGAGCGGATGAACATCCTGGTCGCCATCCTGCTGAACATGGTGGTCGTCGTCCTGGTGCTGCTGCTCACCAACCAGATCGAACGGCTGCTGGGGCGTGTGGGCCTCATTGTGCTGCGCAAGGCTTTCGGCATCATCCTGCTGGCCATCGCGGTGAAGCTGTTCGCGGGGAACATCACGTACCTGTTCCCCCCCGGATGA
- the purN gene encoding phosphoribosylglycinamide formyltransferase has protein sequence MVRIAILASGSGTNAQRLMEHFADHPAAEVALVGCDQPGAGVLQRAWDHGVPVFLFNGAQLKDGTVQHEFQGLGIGLVVLAGFMRLIPAEMVKAYPKRIVNIHPALLPKFGGKGMYGAHVHRAVIDAGERESGITIHFVNERYDEGEHLFQAKCTVLPEDTPERLAERIHALEHEHYAQVVEHVIRNTSW, from the coding sequence ATGGTGCGCATCGCCATCCTCGCCAGCGGCTCGGGCACCAATGCCCAGCGCCTGATGGAGCACTTCGCCGACCACCCGGCGGCCGAGGTGGCGCTGGTGGGCTGCGACCAACCGGGCGCGGGCGTGCTGCAACGCGCCTGGGACCACGGTGTGCCGGTCTTCCTTTTCAATGGCGCACAGCTGAAGGACGGCACCGTGCAGCATGAGTTCCAGGGTCTGGGCATCGGCCTGGTGGTGCTGGCCGGCTTTATGCGACTCATCCCCGCGGAAATGGTGAAGGCCTACCCCAAGCGGATCGTCAACATCCACCCGGCACTGCTGCCGAAGTTTGGCGGCAAGGGCATGTACGGCGCGCACGTGCACCGCGCGGTGATCGACGCCGGAGAGCGGGAGAGCGGCATCACCATCCATTTCGTGAACGAGCGCTACGACGAAGGCGAGCACCTCTTCCAGGCGAAATGCACCGTGCTGCCCGAAGACACGCCTGAGCGGCTTGCCGAGCGCATCCATGCACTGGAGCACGAGCACTATGCGCAGGTCGTGGAACATGTCATCCGAAATACCTCTTGGTGA
- a CDS encoding nitroreductase family protein, which translates to MDTEPPFIPLEFDRLSAGEMLARARHFHALMARRRTVRHFSEDPVPSEVMEAVVATAATAPSGAHKQPWTFCLVGDPGLKRRIRKAAEEEERINYGGRMSAEWLADLKPFATHWEKPFLEIAPWLVVVFRRTYELDPDGHKHQNYYVNESVGIATGMLLAAAHQAGLATLTHTPSPMDFLARVLGRPANERAYLLIPMGFPAPDCQVPDLDRKPLEQVLVRHF; encoded by the coding sequence ATGGACACCGAGCCCCCCTTTATTCCGCTGGAGTTCGACCGCCTTTCGGCAGGTGAAATGCTAGCTCGCGCGCGGCATTTCCATGCTTTGATGGCCCGCCGCCGTACCGTGCGCCATTTCAGCGAGGACCCCGTTCCATCGGAAGTGATGGAAGCGGTGGTCGCCACGGCCGCCACGGCGCCCAGCGGCGCGCACAAACAGCCTTGGACCTTCTGTCTGGTGGGCGATCCGGGGTTGAAGCGCCGCATTCGGAAAGCCGCCGAAGAGGAGGAGCGGATCAACTATGGTGGGCGCATGAGCGCCGAGTGGCTGGCGGACCTCAAGCCCTTCGCCACCCATTGGGAGAAACCCTTTCTGGAGATCGCCCCCTGGCTGGTGGTGGTGTTCCGACGCACCTACGAGCTGGACCCCGATGGCCACAAGCACCAGAACTACTACGTGAACGAGAGCGTGGGCATCGCCACGGGTATGCTGTTGGCGGCGGCCCACCAGGCCGGGCTGGCCACACTCACCCACACGCCCAGCCCCATGGACTTCCTGGCCAGGGTGCTGGGGCGCCCAGCCAATGAGCGTGCTTACCTCCTGATCCCCATGGGTTTCCCCGCGCCTGACTGCCAAGTGCCGGACCTTGATCGGAAGCCCTTGGAGCAGGTGCTCGTGCGGCACTTTTGA
- a CDS encoding acyl carrier protein, with the protein MSDIKSRVIAIIVDKLGVDQNEVTLEASFTNDLGADSLDTVELIMEFEKEFNIAIPDDQAEKIQTVGQAVEYVEKTVAK; encoded by the coding sequence ATGTCGGACATCAAGTCAAGGGTCATCGCGATCATCGTGGACAAGCTTGGCGTGGACCAGAACGAGGTCACCTTGGAAGCGAGCTTCACGAACGACCTTGGCGCTGACAGCCTCGATACCGTCGAGCTCATCATGGAGTTCGAGAAGGAATTCAACATCGCCATTCCCGACGACCAGGCCGAGAAGATCCAGACTGTGGGCCAGGCGGTGGAGTACGTGGAGAAGACCGTGGCGAAGTGA